The following are encoded together in the Streptomyces sp. NBC_00341 genome:
- a CDS encoding RNA methyltransferase, with product MGIPELISPRSPRVAAARRLARRNFRGKERRFIAEGPQAVREAAAHRGDDGEATLVELFATVEAAERYEAIIDAALAAGARVHLADSEVLADVSQTVTPQGLIGVCRFLDSPFESVLAGRPKLVAVLANVRDPGNAGTVLRCADAAGADAVVLTDASVDLYNPKSVRASVGSLFHLPVAVGVPVEQAVRGLRDAGSRILAADGAGEDDLDDELDAGTMGGPTAWVFGNEAWGLPEETRALADAVVRVPIHGKAESLNLATAAAVCLYASARAQRPPRGTG from the coding sequence ATGGGCATCCCTGAACTGATCTCCCCGCGATCGCCACGGGTCGCCGCCGCCCGGCGGCTGGCCAGGCGCAACTTCCGCGGCAAGGAGCGCAGGTTCATCGCCGAGGGACCGCAGGCCGTGCGCGAGGCCGCGGCCCACCGGGGCGACGACGGCGAGGCGACCCTGGTCGAGCTGTTCGCCACCGTGGAGGCCGCCGAGCGGTACGAGGCCATCATCGACGCGGCCCTCGCGGCGGGCGCACGGGTGCACCTGGCCGACAGCGAGGTGCTCGCCGATGTGTCGCAGACCGTGACCCCGCAGGGCCTGATCGGCGTCTGCCGCTTCCTCGACTCGCCGTTCGAGTCGGTCCTCGCCGGGCGGCCGAAGCTCGTCGCCGTCCTGGCGAACGTCCGGGACCCCGGGAACGCCGGTACGGTGCTGCGCTGCGCCGACGCGGCGGGCGCCGACGCCGTCGTCCTCACCGACGCCTCGGTCGACCTCTACAACCCCAAGTCGGTGCGCGCTTCCGTCGGTTCGCTCTTCCACCTGCCGGTCGCCGTCGGGGTGCCCGTCGAGCAGGCCGTACGGGGGCTGCGGGACGCGGGCTCTCGGATCCTGGCCGCCGACGGCGCGGGCGAGGACGACCTCGACGACGAACTCGACGCGGGCACCATGGGCGGCCCCACCGCCTGGGTCTTCGGCAACGAGGCCTGGGGCCTGCCGGAGGAGACCCGGGCGCTGGCCGACGCCGTGGTGCGGGTGCCGATCCACGGCAAGGCGGAGAGCCTCAACCTC
- the rplT gene encoding 50S ribosomal protein L20, which produces MARVKRAVNAHKKRRAILEAASGYRGQRSRLYRKAKEQVTHSLVYNYNDRKKRKGDFRQLWIQRINAAARQNGMTYNRLIQGLKAANIEVDRKILAELAVNDANAFATLVEVAQKALPSDVNAPKAA; this is translated from the coding sequence GGCAGTCAACGCCCACAAGAAGCGCCGGGCAATTCTCGAGGCCGCCAGCGGTTACCGCGGTCAGCGCTCGCGCCTGTACCGCAAGGCCAAGGAGCAGGTCACCCACTCCCTGGTCTACAACTACAACGACCGCAAGAAGCGCAAGGGCGACTTCCGTCAGCTGTGGATCCAGCGCATCAACGCCGCTGCCCGCCAGAACGGCATGACGTACAACCGCCTCATCCAGGGTCTGAAGGCCGCCAACATCGAGGTGGACCGCAAGATCCTGGCCGAGCTCGCGGTGAACGACGCCAACGCGTTCGCGACCCTCGTCGAGGTGGCCCAGAAGGCCCTCCCGAGCGACGTCAACGCCCCGAAGGCCGCCTGA